The Mycolicibacterium brumae DNA window TGGCCGGACAGGTTGGCGTCACCGGCGACCTGCCACCCGGACAGGTAGATGGCCTTCAGGCCGGCACGGACCTGCTGGACGGCCATGTTGCCGGTCAGCGCGCCAAGCGAGTTGACGAAATCCATGTTGTGCAGCTGCTCCCAGAGCACCTCGGCGCCGCGGCGGGCCAGGGTGTGCTCCTCAACGACGGTGCCCTGCAGGGCGACGACGTCGGCGGGGGTGTAGGTGCGGGTGACGCCCTTCCAGCGGGGATTGGTATCCCAGTCGTGCTGGATGGCCTCGGGGGACTTGGGGGTGCCGACAGTGGACACAGGGGACTCCTTCAACTCGCGATGCTTGCTTGGCTGCACGTCGCCTTGGCGTCTCCGGGATCACCGGCTTGCTAACACCGCCGCAACGTCGCTGATGCGCTCCTATGAGGGTGCCATGCCGCATATGCGCAGGTCCACCCCATGCCATTGCCAATTTTCGCCAAGCCGCAGACGATCTAGCTAAGTTTGCGAAGATCGGCCTACGCTTTACCGGTTCAGAAGTAACCCGTAAGTAACAAGTCTGCGCAGGTCAACGGGAGAAAAACAGGACAGACGTACTGTTAGAGATTGAACAGCGCCGCGACGGCCTTCACCTCGTCGCCGACGGCATATGTGAGGGTTATTACAGTCCGATCCGTCAGCTCCGGTCCGAACCGGTCGGTGCTGCCCGGCGGGTACACGTGGCTGACGATCTCCAGCCGATCACCCAGCGCCACCGGCGCGTCGTGCTCGATGGTCACCCGCAGCGGCTTCGCCAGCAGCTCGGGATGCTCGTCCAGGTAATCCTCGATCACGCCCCAGTACTGGGCGTTGTTCATGTGGTCGAACAGGTCGATGTCGGTCACCCGCACCGGGTAGGTCCGGACGTCGACGGCGTCGGCGCGCGCGCCCGGGCTCAAGTAGGCCTTCCAGCGCAGCCGGTCCACCGACGTGGTGCGGCGCAGCCCGGCCAGGAAGTCGTCGGAGATCCGGGACGGCCCCTGGGTTTCCCGATTGATGTTGAGCCAGAACGCCTCGGACTCCACCAGTCCACCCTTGCGGCCGTCGATGCGCACCCGCATCTCGCACCACCGGTTCGACGTCCCCGAACACCACCGCCGCAGCCGCAGCATGTCGCCGAACTCGATCGGCGCGATCAGGTCGATCATGGTGCGCCGGACGATCCACAGCGGGTGGGTGGCCTCGTAGCCGAGTTCCCGCAGCTGGTCGGAGCCCAGGTCCTGGATGTGCCGCGCGGCGGCGTCGAACCGGAGCCGTCCGGTGCGGTCGATGTCGCCGACCCGCAGCGGCCATTGCCGGTCGAACACGTCGGGATGCGGATCCGGCACCGGCATGAGTTGCTTGGCGAGGCCGGTCGTGCCGGCGGCGTTGTTCTGCACGCAGCCGATCATGCCAGCCGCCGTCGACGGCCGGCATTGGCACCTTTGCGAACCGGCCTTAACCGCGCGCGTACGCTGACTCGGTGTCCAAGACGTTCGTCGGCGCGCGGGTACGACAACTCCGCAACGAACGCGGCTACAGCCAGGCCGCGTTGGCCCAGCGGCTGCAGATCTCACCGAGCTACCTCAACCAGATCGAGCACGACGTCCGCCCGTTGACCGTGCCGGTGCTGCTGCGCATCACCGAGGCGTTCGGCGTCGACGCGACCTTCTTCGCCTCCGAGGACGACACCCGGCTGGTCGCCGAACTGCGCGAGGCCACCCTGGACCGCGATCTCGGCGTGGACGTCGACGTCTCCGAGATCGCCGATCTGGTCGCCGCGCATCCGTCGCTGGCCAAGGCCATGGTCAATCTGCACCGGCGCTACCGGATCACCACCGCGCAGCTGGCCGCGGCCACCGAGGACCGGTTCAACGACGGCAGCGGCAGCGGGGCCATCACCATGCCGCACGAGGAGGTGCGGGACTACTTCTATCAGCGGCAGAACTATCTGCACGAGCTCGACACAGCCGCCGAGGACCTCACCAACCGGATGCGGATGCACCGCGGCGACCTGGCCGGCGACCTGGCCCGGCGGCTCTCGGAGGTGCACGGGGTGCTGATCACCCGGCGTATCGACTTGGGCGACAACCTGCTGCACCGCTACGACCCGGACACCCGGACGTTGGAGATCAACGGCAACCTCTCGGCCGGGCAGCAGGTGTTCAAACTCGCGACCGAGCTGGCGTATCTGGAACACGGCCAACTGATCGACACCCTGGTGGCCGACGGCGGGTTCACCAGCGACGAATCGCGCACGCTGGCCCGGCTCGGGCTGGCCAACTATTTCGCCGCCGCGACGCTGCTGCCCTACCGCCAGTTCCACGACGTGGCGGAGAACTTCCGCTACGACGTCGAGCGGCTCTCCGCGTTCTATCAGGTCTCCTACGAGACCATCTGCCACCGACTGTCCACCCTGCAACGCCCCTCGATGCGCGGCGTGCCGTTCTCCTTCGTCCGGGTGGATCGGGCCGGCAATATGAGCAAGCGGCAATCGGCGACCGGCTTCCACTTCTCCTCGGCCGGCGGCACCTGCCCGCTGTGGAACGTCTACGAGACCTTCGCCAACCCGGGGAAGATCCTGGTGCAGATCGCGCAGATGCCCGACGGCCGCAATTACATGTGGGTGGCCCGCACCATCGAGCGCCGCGCCTCCCGATACGGCCAGCCCGGCAAGACGTTCGCCATCGGGCTGGGCTGCGAGATCCGGCACGCCCACCGGCTGGTGTACTCCGAGGGCCTGGACCTCTCCGGCGACGTCGCAACCCCGATCGGGGCGGGTTGCCGGGTGTGTGAGCGCGACAATTGCGCGCAGCGGGCCTTCCCCGCGCTGGGCCGCGCGCTGGATCTGGACGCGCACCGGTCCACGGTGTCGCCGTACCTGGTCCGGCCGTAGGGAGCCTCGCCTGTGCCAGACTGCCCCCATGAGCGAACTGCAGCCCGCCCGCTTCCCGTCCGACAGTGACCTGCGCAGCGTGGGGCCGATCAACTGGGCCATCTGCCGTCTCGGCGCCCGCGGTATTCGCGCGCCTGAGTTCCGGCTGTTCAACGTGCTCAGTCGGCACAGCCTGCTGTTCTGGAGCTGGCTGCCGTTCTCCGGGGTGCTGCTGTACTGGGGCCGGCTGTCCCGCCAGGACGCCGAGACCGTCATCCTGCGGGTCGGGCACATCCGCGAGTGCGAGTACGAGCTGCAGCAGCACCGCCGGCTGGCCCGCTCCCGCGGCGTGGACGCCGAAACGCAGGAGAAGATCTTCGCCGGCCCGGACGCCGCCGGGCTGACCGACCGGCAGCGCGCGCTGCTGCGGGCCACCGACGAGTTCGTGCTCAACCGCGGGGTCTCCGATGAGACGTGGGCCGAGCTGGCCCGACACCTGGACCGTCGTCAGCAGATCGAGTTCTGCATGCTGGCCGCCCAGTACGACGGCCTGTCGGCCAGCATGAACACGCTGCGGATCCCGCTGGACTTCGCCGACTGAAAGCTGACGTCCGCACAAAGCCGAGCGCTCGCCGGAATGGGTCCCGGCGAGCGCTCAGTCGTGTACGGGGTCAGAAGTTGATCATGTGCCCGGCCAGCCCGTGGAAGCACTCCTGCAGGGCTTCGGACAGGGTCGGGTGGGTGTGCACGTTGCGGGCGCATTCGACGGCGGTCAGGTCCCACTTCTGCGCCAGCGTCAGCTCCGGCAGCAGTTCGGAAACATCGGGTCCGATGAGGTGCCCGCCGATCAGCTCCAGGTGCTTCTTGTCTGCGATCAGCTTCACGAAGCCGGTCGGGTCGGCCAGGCCGTGCGCCTTGCCGTTGGCGGTGAAGGGGAACTTTGCCACCACCACGTCGTAGCCCTCGGCCTTGGCCTGCTCCTCGGTGAGCCCGAAGCTGGCCACCTGCGGCTGGCAGAACGTCGCCCGCGGCATCATCCGGTAGTCGCCGAGGGTCATGGTCTCCGCGTCGGCGATGGTCTCGGCGGCGACGACGGCCTGGGCCTCGGCGACGTGCGCGAGCTGCAGCTTGGCGGTGACATCGCCGATGGCGTAGATGCTCGGCACATTGGTGCGCATCCGGTCATCGATGGCGATCGCGCCGCGCTCGGTCAGCTCGACGCCGGCCTTATCCAGCCCGTAGCCCTCGACGTTGGGCGCGAACCCGATGGCCTGCAGCACCTTGTCGGCGCGCAGTCCCTCGGTCTTGCCGTCCTTGCTGATGGTGACAATGACGGACCCGTCGGCGCCCTCATCTTGGATGGACTCCACCTTGGTGCCGGTGAGGATCTTGACGCCAAGCTTCTTGTACTGCTTCTCGATCTCCTTGGAAACCTCGGCGTCCTCGTTGGGCAGCGCGCGGGGCAGGAACTCGACGATGGTGACGTCGACGCCGTAATTCTTGAGCACGTACGCGAATTCCATGCCGATCGCGCCGGCGCCGGCGATGACGATGGAGCCCGGCAGCTCGCGGGTCAGGATCTGCTTCTCGTAGGTGACGACGTTCTCGCTCAGCGACGTGCCCGGCACCAGCCGGGTGCTGCTGCCGGTGGCGATGATGGCGTGGTCGAAGGTGACGGTCTCCGATCCCCCGTCGTTCAGTTCGACGTTGAGGGTGTTGGCGTCGGCGAAGCGGCCGTAGCCGTGGATCTCGGTGATGCCGTTCTTCTTCATCAGGTAGTGCACGCCGGCGGTGCGTCCCTCGGACACCTTGCGGCTACGGTCGAAGGCGGCGCCGAAGTCGAAGCTCACCTCACCGCTGATGCCGAAGGTCTTGGCCTCCTTGTGGAAGATGTGCGCCAGTTCGGCGTTGCGCAGCAGCGCCTTGCTCGGGATGCACCCGACGTTCAGACACACCCCGCCCCAGTACTTGGGTTCGACGATCGCGGTTTTGAGCCCGAGTTGGGCTGCGCGAATGGCGGCGACATAGCCGCCGGGGCCTGCTCCGAGCACGACAACGTCATAGTGAGTCACGTCGCCAACCCTATCGGCTCGGTCGGGATACCGGCAGGGGAAAGTCACGACGGTTCAGCGACGTTACGGCGTGATCCAACCGAACGCGTAGGACCCGTACAGCGCCAGCGCTCCCAGTCCGGCCGCGAACGGGGCGGACATCAGCGCGATCGCCAGCCCGGGCAACAGCGGCCGCCGCTGATCGGCCAACGACACCAGCAGCGCGGCCAGCGTCGAGACCGCCACGAACCCGAAGGTGGCGAACTCGGTCCAGGTCTTGTCCAGC harbors:
- the lpdA gene encoding dihydrolipoyl dehydrogenase, encoding MTHYDVVVLGAGPGGYVAAIRAAQLGLKTAIVEPKYWGGVCLNVGCIPSKALLRNAELAHIFHKEAKTFGISGEVSFDFGAAFDRSRKVSEGRTAGVHYLMKKNGITEIHGYGRFADANTLNVELNDGGSETVTFDHAIIATGSSTRLVPGTSLSENVVTYEKQILTRELPGSIVIAGAGAIGMEFAYVLKNYGVDVTIVEFLPRALPNEDAEVSKEIEKQYKKLGVKILTGTKVESIQDEGADGSVIVTISKDGKTEGLRADKVLQAIGFAPNVEGYGLDKAGVELTERGAIAIDDRMRTNVPSIYAIGDVTAKLQLAHVAEAQAVVAAETIADAETMTLGDYRMMPRATFCQPQVASFGLTEEQAKAEGYDVVVAKFPFTANGKAHGLADPTGFVKLIADKKHLELIGGHLIGPDVSELLPELTLAQKWDLTAVECARNVHTHPTLSEALQECFHGLAGHMINF
- a CDS encoding carboxymuconolactone decarboxylase family protein, with amino-acid sequence MSELQPARFPSDSDLRSVGPINWAICRLGARGIRAPEFRLFNVLSRHSLLFWSWLPFSGVLLYWGRLSRQDAETVILRVGHIRECEYELQQHRRLARSRGVDAETQEKIFAGPDAAGLTDRQRALLRATDEFVLNRGVSDETWAELARHLDRRQQIEFCMLAAQYDGLSASMNTLRIPLDFAD
- a CDS encoding acyl-[acyl-carrier-protein] thioesterase is translated as MIGCVQNNAAGTTGLAKQLMPVPDPHPDVFDRQWPLRVGDIDRTGRLRFDAAARHIQDLGSDQLRELGYEATHPLWIVRRTMIDLIAPIEFGDMLRLRRWCSGTSNRWCEMRVRIDGRKGGLVESEAFWLNINRETQGPSRISDDFLAGLRRTTSVDRLRWKAYLSPGARADAVDVRTYPVRVTDIDLFDHMNNAQYWGVIEDYLDEHPELLAKPLRVTIEHDAPVALGDRLEIVSHVYPPGSTDRFGPELTDRTVITLTYAVGDEVKAVAALFNL
- the ramB gene encoding acetate metabolism transcriptional regulator RamB, with protein sequence MSKTFVGARVRQLRNERGYSQAALAQRLQISPSYLNQIEHDVRPLTVPVLLRITEAFGVDATFFASEDDTRLVAELREATLDRDLGVDVDVSEIADLVAAHPSLAKAMVNLHRRYRITTAQLAAATEDRFNDGSGSGAITMPHEEVRDYFYQRQNYLHELDTAAEDLTNRMRMHRGDLAGDLARRLSEVHGVLITRRIDLGDNLLHRYDPDTRTLEINGNLSAGQQVFKLATELAYLEHGQLIDTLVADGGFTSDESRTLARLGLANYFAAATLLPYRQFHDVAENFRYDVERLSAFYQVSYETICHRLSTLQRPSMRGVPFSFVRVDRAGNMSKRQSATGFHFSSAGGTCPLWNVYETFANPGKILVQIAQMPDGRNYMWVARTIERRASRYGQPGKTFAIGLGCEIRHAHRLVYSEGLDLSGDVATPIGAGCRVCERDNCAQRAFPALGRALDLDAHRSTVSPYLVRP